TTCCCACGACCATTTTAATACCCACCACAATTAGAGCGACGCCAAAAATGCGTCCTAACATCTCGCTAGGAATCGCCACAGCAACTTTAGCCCCGATTAAACCCCCAAGGAAAAAACCGATACAAATCAGAAACGCTACTTTTAGATCTACGTATCCTTCTTGATAATAGGTCCAGGCCGCCAAAATGCCAATAGGGGGCACCAATAGCGCTAAAGTTGTGCCTTGAGCTTGATGTTGAGTAAATTTGAAGATAAAAACTAAGATAGGAGTGATCAGGATTCCTCCCCCGATACCAATTAGTCCGCTTAAAATTCCTGCAGCGAGACCTAAAACTAAGTATAAAACTACTGATAATTCCATATTCGGGTTTAGAGGGTCAATTGTGCCCATTGTATCCCAAAAAAGGGGTAATTTAACTTTTGGAGCTAGGTAACAAGAGACCTATAATATTGGAGCAGACTCCCAACAACTCCCTCTTCTTTCTAGGCAAGAATTATGGTTGACTCCCTGACAAAAGATATCGACGATTGTATTTTAGCAGCTATTGATATTGGTACTAATTCGGTTCATATGGTGATAGTGCGCATCGACGCGAGTTTACCCGCATTTACCATTATCGCCAGAGAAAAAGATACCGTACGTTTAGGCGATCGCAATCTGGAAACAGGAGAATTAACCCCAGAAGCGATGACGCGAGCGATTGACGCACTTAAACGTTGTCGAGCCTTAGCAGTTAGTCTTAAAGCTCAACATATCATAGCAGTAGCCACAAGCGCAACCCGAGAAGCCCCAAATGGAAGGGCTTTTTTAAATAGAATTCAATCAGAAGTAGGTATATCCGTCGACTTAATTTCTGGACAAGAAGAAGCTAGACGTATATATTTAGGGGTATTATCAGGATTAGATTTCCAACAGATACCTCATATCATCATTGACATCGGCGGAGGTTCCACCGAACTGATTTTAGCAGATAGTCAAGAACCCAGATTTTTAAGCAGTACTAAAGTAGGTGCGGTGCGTTTAGCTCAAGATTTTATCACCACCGATCCGATTAGTAATCTTGAGTTTTTACAACTTCAAAGTTATATCAAAGGAATGCTAGAGCGACCTATCGAAAACATTTTACAAAGTTTAAAATTAGGGGAAGAACCTCGTTTAGTGGGAACTTCCGGTACTATAGAAACCCTCGCTATTGTTAATGCTATAAACAAATCAGGAACTATTCCTACTCCCCTTCAGGGTTATCACATCACTCGTCGAGAAGTTAGAGATTTAGTTAAGCAGTTAGCGACGATGAGTCACGAAAG
This genomic window from Gloeocapsa sp. PCC 73106 contains:
- a CDS encoding sulfite exporter TauE/SafE family protein: MELSVVLYLVLGLAAGILSGLIGIGGGILITPILVFIFKFTQHQAQGTTLALLVPPIGILAAWTYYQEGYVDLKVAFLICIGFFLGGLIGAKVAVAIPSEMLGRIFGVALIVVGIKMVVGK